A stretch of Vairimorpha necatrix chromosome 2, complete sequence DNA encodes these proteins:
- a CDS encoding putative SP-containing protein, translated as MFYLFFINIITAIQLKKEEIDKVIVLTNNGQSHVIDKNTILQREVNEYFIPANLFMPEDSDENNETRPILINQKPPAFKKKKSQCSISKTVKIKSTFNGKIGVNFIKIYNIFDFQG; from the exons ATGTTCtacttgttttttattaatataattacaGCTATCCaacttaaaaaagaagaaattgacAAAGTTATTGTTTTGACAAACAATGGACAATCTCATGTAATAGACAAGAATACTATTTTACAAAGAGAAGTTAACGAATATTTTATACCTGCAAATTTATTCATGCCTGAGGATTCCGacgaaaataatgaaacaCGGCCGATTTTAATTAATCAAAAACCACCagcatttaaaaaaaagaagagtCAGTGTTCAATAAGCAA GACAGTCAAAATCAAATCAACATTTAATGGTAAGATTGgtgtaaattttataaaaatttataatatttttgattttcaaggatag